In Pseudophryne corroboree isolate aPseCor3 chromosome 7, aPseCor3.hap2, whole genome shotgun sequence, a single window of DNA contains:
- the HNRNPA3 gene encoding heterogeneous nuclear ribonucleoprotein A3 isoform X3, producing the protein MEPARGDRAALRPCASSYPRGMEHWTTSEDSGHEPKEPEQLRKLFIGGLSFETTDDSLREHFEQWGKLTDCVVMRDPQTKRSRGFGFVTYSCVEEVDAAMSARPHKVDGRVVEPKRAVSREDSVRPGAHLTVKKIFVGGIKEDTEEYHLRDYFETYGKIETIEVMEDRQSGKKRGFAFVTFDDHDTVDKIVVQKYHTINGHNCEVKKALSKQEMQTASTQRGGYGGGGRGGYGGGGDGYNGFGGDGGGNYGGGPGGYGGRGYGGSPGYGNQGGGYGGGGGGSSSGYDGYNEGGNFGGGGGGNYNDFGNYGGQQQSSYGPMKGGGGGGSFSGRSSGSGSASGPYGGGYGSGGGGGSGGGSYGSRRF; encoded by the exons ATGGAGCCGGCTCGGGGTGACCGCGCTGCTCTCCGGCCCTGCGCGTCCTCTTATCCCCGGGGCATg GAACACTGGACGACTTCGGAAGATTCG GGACATGAACCAAAGGAGCCAGAACAGTTGAGGAAGCTGTTTATCGGTGGCCTGAGTTTTGAAACTACAGATGACAGCCTGAGGGAACACTTCGAACAATGGGGAAAGCTCACAGACTGTGTA GTTATGAGAGACCCGCAAACAAAGCGCTCCAGGGGCTTTGGCTTTGTCACCTACTCATGCGTAGAAGAGGTTGATGCTGCCATGTCTGCTCGACCACACAAAGTGGATGGTCGCGTTGTTGAGCCCAAAAGAGCAGTTTCCAGAGAG GATTCCGTTAGACCCGGTGCACATctcactgtaaagaaaatatttgtgGGTGGCATTAAGGAAGACACAGAAGAGTACCATTTGAGAGACTATTTTGAAACTTACGGCAAGATTGAAACCATTGAAGTTATGGAAGATCGTCAGAGTGGAAAGAAAAGGGGGTTTGCTTTTGTCACTTTCGATGACCATGACACAGTTGATAAGATTGTCG TTCAGAAATACCACACCATTAATGGACACAATTGTGAAGTGAAAAAAGCACTTTCAAAGCAGGAGATGCAAACAGCCAGCACCCAGAGAG GTGGATATGGTGGTGGCGGCAGAGGTGGCTACGGTGGTGGTGGAGATGGATACAATGGCTTTGGTGGAGATG GTGGAGGTAATTATGGTGGTGGCCCTGGTGGGTATGGTGGCAGAGGTTACGGAGGAAGCCCAGGCTATGGAAACCAGGGAGGcggatatggtggtggtggtggcggcaGCAGTTCTGGATATGATGGTTACAATGAAGGCGGAAACTTTGGCGGTGGTGGTGGCG GCAACTACAATGACTTTGGAAACTATGGTGGCCAGCAGCAGTCCAGTTATGGTCCCATGAAGGGAGGTGGTGGAGGAGGAAGTTTCAGCGGAAGAAGCTCTGGAAGTGGAAGTGCCAGCGGCCCCTATGGTG GTGGCTATGGATCTGGTGGTGGAGGAGGCAGCGGTGGTGGCAGCTACGGCAGCAGAAGGTTTTGA
- the HNRNPA3 gene encoding heterogeneous nuclear ribonucleoprotein A3 isoform X2, producing MPRPGMEEHWTTSEDSGHEPKEPEQLRKLFIGGLSFETTDDSLREHFEQWGKLTDCVVMRDPQTKRSRGFGFVTYSCVEEVDAAMSARPHKVDGRVVEPKRAVSREDSVRPGAHLTVKKIFVGGIKEDTEEYHLRDYFETYGKIETIEVMEDRQSGKKRGFAFVTFDDHDTVDKIVVQKYHTINGHNCEVKKALSKQEMQTASTQRGRGGGGSNFMGRGGGGNYGSSGGNFGGGRGGGGGGGGSGGFSNRGGGGGGYGGGGRGGYGGGGDGYNGFGGDGGGNYGGGPGGYGGRGYGGSPGYGNQGGGYGGGGGGSSSGYDGYNEGGNFGGGGGGNYNDFGNYGGQQQSSYGPMKGGGGGGSFSGRSSGSGSASGPYGGGYGSGGGGGSGGGSYGSRRF from the exons ATGCCCCGGCCAGGAATGGAG GAACACTGGACGACTTCGGAAGATTCG GGACATGAACCAAAGGAGCCAGAACAGTTGAGGAAGCTGTTTATCGGTGGCCTGAGTTTTGAAACTACAGATGACAGCCTGAGGGAACACTTCGAACAATGGGGAAAGCTCACAGACTGTGTA GTTATGAGAGACCCGCAAACAAAGCGCTCCAGGGGCTTTGGCTTTGTCACCTACTCATGCGTAGAAGAGGTTGATGCTGCCATGTCTGCTCGACCACACAAAGTGGATGGTCGCGTTGTTGAGCCCAAAAGAGCAGTTTCCAGAGAG GATTCCGTTAGACCCGGTGCACATctcactgtaaagaaaatatttgtgGGTGGCATTAAGGAAGACACAGAAGAGTACCATTTGAGAGACTATTTTGAAACTTACGGCAAGATTGAAACCATTGAAGTTATGGAAGATCGTCAGAGTGGAAAGAAAAGGGGGTTTGCTTTTGTCACTTTCGATGACCATGACACAGTTGATAAGATTGTCG TTCAGAAATACCACACCATTAATGGACACAATTGTGAAGTGAAAAAAGCACTTTCAAAGCAGGAGATGCAAACAGCCAGCACCCAGAGAG GACGCGGAGGTGGTGGAAGCAACTTCATGGGTAGAGGTGGAGGTGGAAATTATGGAAGCAGTGGAGGAAACTTTGGAGGAggaagaggtggtggtgggggcggCGGCGGCAGTGGTGGTTTTAGTaacagaggagggggaggag GTGGATATGGTGGTGGCGGCAGAGGTGGCTACGGTGGTGGTGGAGATGGATACAATGGCTTTGGTGGAGATG GTGGAGGTAATTATGGTGGTGGCCCTGGTGGGTATGGTGGCAGAGGTTACGGAGGAAGCCCAGGCTATGGAAACCAGGGAGGcggatatggtggtggtggtggcggcaGCAGTTCTGGATATGATGGTTACAATGAAGGCGGAAACTTTGGCGGTGGTGGTGGCG GCAACTACAATGACTTTGGAAACTATGGTGGCCAGCAGCAGTCCAGTTATGGTCCCATGAAGGGAGGTGGTGGAGGAGGAAGTTTCAGCGGAAGAAGCTCTGGAAGTGGAAGTGCCAGCGGCCCCTATGGTG GTGGCTATGGATCTGGTGGTGGAGGAGGCAGCGGTGGTGGCAGCTACGGCAGCAGAAGGTTTTGA
- the HNRNPA3 gene encoding heterogeneous nuclear ribonucleoprotein A3 isoform X1, with protein sequence MEPARGDRAALRPCASSYPRGMEHWTTSEDSGHEPKEPEQLRKLFIGGLSFETTDDSLREHFEQWGKLTDCVVMRDPQTKRSRGFGFVTYSCVEEVDAAMSARPHKVDGRVVEPKRAVSREDSVRPGAHLTVKKIFVGGIKEDTEEYHLRDYFETYGKIETIEVMEDRQSGKKRGFAFVTFDDHDTVDKIVVQKYHTINGHNCEVKKALSKQEMQTASTQRGRGGGGSNFMGRGGGGNYGSSGGNFGGGRGGGGGGGGSGGFSNRGGGGGGYGGGGRGGYGGGGDGYNGFGGDGGGNYGGGPGGYGGRGYGGSPGYGNQGGGYGGGGGGSSSGYDGYNEGGNFGGGGGGNYNDFGNYGGQQQSSYGPMKGGGGGGSFSGRSSGSGSASGPYGGGYGSGGGGGSGGGSYGSRRF encoded by the exons ATGGAGCCGGCTCGGGGTGACCGCGCTGCTCTCCGGCCCTGCGCGTCCTCTTATCCCCGGGGCATg GAACACTGGACGACTTCGGAAGATTCG GGACATGAACCAAAGGAGCCAGAACAGTTGAGGAAGCTGTTTATCGGTGGCCTGAGTTTTGAAACTACAGATGACAGCCTGAGGGAACACTTCGAACAATGGGGAAAGCTCACAGACTGTGTA GTTATGAGAGACCCGCAAACAAAGCGCTCCAGGGGCTTTGGCTTTGTCACCTACTCATGCGTAGAAGAGGTTGATGCTGCCATGTCTGCTCGACCACACAAAGTGGATGGTCGCGTTGTTGAGCCCAAAAGAGCAGTTTCCAGAGAG GATTCCGTTAGACCCGGTGCACATctcactgtaaagaaaatatttgtgGGTGGCATTAAGGAAGACACAGAAGAGTACCATTTGAGAGACTATTTTGAAACTTACGGCAAGATTGAAACCATTGAAGTTATGGAAGATCGTCAGAGTGGAAAGAAAAGGGGGTTTGCTTTTGTCACTTTCGATGACCATGACACAGTTGATAAGATTGTCG TTCAGAAATACCACACCATTAATGGACACAATTGTGAAGTGAAAAAAGCACTTTCAAAGCAGGAGATGCAAACAGCCAGCACCCAGAGAG GACGCGGAGGTGGTGGAAGCAACTTCATGGGTAGAGGTGGAGGTGGAAATTATGGAAGCAGTGGAGGAAACTTTGGAGGAggaagaggtggtggtgggggcggCGGCGGCAGTGGTGGTTTTAGTaacagaggagggggaggag GTGGATATGGTGGTGGCGGCAGAGGTGGCTACGGTGGTGGTGGAGATGGATACAATGGCTTTGGTGGAGATG GTGGAGGTAATTATGGTGGTGGCCCTGGTGGGTATGGTGGCAGAGGTTACGGAGGAAGCCCAGGCTATGGAAACCAGGGAGGcggatatggtggtggtggtggcggcaGCAGTTCTGGATATGATGGTTACAATGAAGGCGGAAACTTTGGCGGTGGTGGTGGCG GCAACTACAATGACTTTGGAAACTATGGTGGCCAGCAGCAGTCCAGTTATGGTCCCATGAAGGGAGGTGGTGGAGGAGGAAGTTTCAGCGGAAGAAGCTCTGGAAGTGGAAGTGCCAGCGGCCCCTATGGTG GTGGCTATGGATCTGGTGGTGGAGGAGGCAGCGGTGGTGGCAGCTACGGCAGCAGAAGGTTTTGA